GGAATTTGAATTGTTCTTTCAGGTGTCTTTCTTTGACCAGGATGATGTCTCCCTCAACCATTTCTCCCAGTTCTTCAAACATCAGTCTGAGGAGAAGCAGGAACATGTAGAGAAGCTGATTAAATTCCAGAGCCAGCGTGGAGGATACATCCTTTTCAAGGATGTTAAGGTTGGAATTGGGGAAATGGCCACTTTTAATGATGTGGCTTCAATTCATTAGATTGACAGAGGTGTTCCTTCACTTAGTTTCACTTGTCTGATCTCTCACTACTGGCTCGGTCTACAATAGAACAAATGGATATGATGAAAGCACCCTGCAATAACTGACCTGTCTTTCTCCATTTCAGAAACCAGAGAGGGATGAGTGGGGCAACAGTCTACAGGCAATGCAAGTtgccctggatctggagaagaATGTGAACCAGAGTCTGCTGGATCTACACCAACTCGCCACCACTGAAACTGACCCTCATGTAAGCTTCACTTCATCCTAATTCTGATCACTGGTAGACTTTGTACTGTTTTATTGCCTTTGAAATGATCAACCAATTAGACCCAACAGCATTGTCCTGAATGACTACATTCTAGAATATCCATGCTCACTGATCTGAAGTGAGCAACATTGCAAACTGCAATTGACTAAAAAGTGGACAAAATAAGAACTTTTCAACTTAGCAGTGGCTCTATTGGTAGGGCTCCCTTGAGTCAATGTTCTGGATCAGTGTCTCTGGTGTCTGTGTCAACACCGGTATTATCCACTTTGTCCAGGCCAACATCCAATCTGTTGATCGACATCTCACACTCTCAGGTATCACATCTGTCTGCTTCACTTCAAAGGTGCTTGGGACATGCAATGCCAGTCTCTGTTAAGTTGCTCCTTCATAACCTGAAGATTTCCCATTAATGGAGCACTTTGTTTCACCAAAAGATGCTTTTTTTGAGCACAACATGCAGCAAATAACTTCCTGCAAGC
The Carcharodon carcharias isolate sCarCar2 chromosome 31, sCarCar2.pri, whole genome shotgun sequence DNA segment above includes these coding regions:
- the LOC121271524 gene encoding ferritin, middle subunit-like is translated as MEYQVCQNYHPDCEVAVNNQINMELTASYLYLSMVSFFDQDDVSLNHFSQFFKHQSEEKQEHVEKLIKFQSQRGGYILFKDVKKPERDEWGNSLQAMQVALDLEKNVNQSLLDLHQLATTETDPHLCDFLERHFLDEQVKTIKQLGDYITNLKRLGAPENGMGEYLFDKLSLKETS